In the genome of Doryrhamphus excisus isolate RoL2022-K1 chromosome 11, RoL_Dexc_1.0, whole genome shotgun sequence, one region contains:
- the LOC131137916 gene encoding shaker-related potassium channel tsha2-like: MTVVSQENREESVVVTPSVQDVVDSEEQDRTERVVINISGLRFETQLKTLSRFPNTLLGDPCKRMRFFDPLRNEYFFDRNRPSFDAILYYYQSGGRLRRPVSVPVDIFLEEIKFYELDEETVELFREDEGLTREEDRPLPSNEFQRQLWLLFEYPESSGPARIIAIVSVMVILISIIIFCLETLPEFREAPSPVAPDAHNNGSAHGRAQSPFTDPFFMVETLCIVWFSFEFTMRFLSCPSKAAFFKNIMNIIDVVAIAPYFITLGLDLAEHQGSSQQAASLAILRVIRLVRVFRIFKLSRHSKGLQILGQTLHASLRELGLLIFFLIIGVVLFSSSVYFAEAEDPESGFSSIPDAFWWAVVTMTTVGYGDMCPSTIGGKFVGSLCAIAGVLTIALPVPVIVSNFNYFYHRENEDEENMQYVHVTCGQQPTSSGELASSPSEPSLSKTESYQEDDLESLAYPSMASPSLTHVESYAGKLTDV, encoded by the coding sequence ATGACCGTGGTGTCCCAGGAGAACCGCGAGGAAAGCGTTGTCGTTACCCCGTCGGTTCAAGATGTTGTGGACTCGGAGGAGCAGGACCGCACCGAACGGGTGGTCATCAATATCTCCGGCTTGCGCTTCGAGACCCAGTTGAAGACCCTTTCTCGGTTCCCCAACACGCTCTTGGGGGATCCGTGCAAAAGGATGCGATTCTTCGACCCGCTGAGGAACGAGTACTTCTTTGACAGGAACAGACCCAGTTTCGACGCCATCCTGTACTACTACCAATCCGGGGGTCGGCTTCGGAGACCAGTGAGCGTCCCCGTGGATATTTTCCTGGAGGAAATCAAGTTCTACGAACTGGACGAGGAGACGGTTGAGCTTTTTCGGGAAGACGAGGGTCTAACAAGGGAGGAGGACAGACCGCTTCCGAGCAACGAGTTCCAGAGACAACTGTGGCTTCTGTTCGAGTATCCGGAAAGCTCAGGACCGGCGCGGATCATCGCCATTGTGTCCGTGATGGTGATATTGATATCCATCATCATATTTTGCTTGGAGACGTTGCCAGAGTTCAGAGAGGCGCCCTCGCCGGTGGCGCCCGACGCCCACAACAACGGGAGCGCCCACGGGAGAGCGCAGAGTCCCTTCACAGACCCGTTCTTCATGGTGGAGACCCTCTGCATTGTGTGGTTCTCCTTTGAGTTCACCATGAGGTTCCTGTCATGTCCCAGCAAAGCGGCGTTCTTCAAGAACATCATGAACATCATCGACGTGGTGGCCATAGCGCCGTACTTCATCACCTTGGGTTTGGACCTCGCCGAGCACCAGGGCAGCAGCCAGCAAGCCGCCTCCCTGGCCATCCTCAGGGTCATCCGCCTGGTTCGGGTCTTTCGGATTTTTAAGCTCTCCAGACACTCCAAGGGTCTTCAGATCCTCGGGCAGACCCTTCACGCCAGTCTCAGGGAACTTGGACTCTtgatattttttctcatcatcGGAGTGGTTCTCTTCTCCAGTTCCGTGTATTTCGCAGAAGCCGAAGACCCAGAGTCGGGATTCTCAAGCATCCCCGACGCATTCTGGTGGGCGGTGGTCACCATGACAACCGTGGGATACGGAGACATGTGCCCCTCCACCATCGGAGGGAAATTCGTCGGTTCCCTGTGCGCCATCGCCGGGGTCCTCACCATCGCCTTGCCCGTGCCCGTCATCGTGTCCAACTTCAACTACTTCTACCATCGAGAGAACGAggacgaggagaacatgcagtaCGTCCACGTCACCTGCGGACAACAGCCCACGTCTTCCGGGGAATTGGCTTCCAGTCCCAGCGAGCCGTCGCTGTCCAAAACCGAATCGTATCAGGAGGATGACCTGGAGAGTCTGGCGTACCCGAGCATGGCGTCCCCGAGCCTGACCCACGTTGAGAGCTACGCCGGCAAGCTGACGGACGTGTGA